One genomic window of Medicago truncatula cultivar Jemalong A17 chromosome 1, MtrunA17r5.0-ANR, whole genome shotgun sequence includes the following:
- the LOC11425080 gene encoding GDSL esterase/lipase At5g33370 gives MASSVVFRCCLIVITNLFMAFDFAHAQPTRAFFVFGDSLADNGNNHLLFTTLRADFPPYGIDYPTHKPTGRFSNGLNIPDIISEQLGLEQTLPYLSPLLLGEKLLVGANFASAGVGILNDTGIQFLQILHIHKQLKLFEQYQRRLRAHIGAEEAKKLVNKALVLIIIGGNDFVNNYYWAPFSARSRQFSLPDYVTYVISEFKNILKKFYDLGGRNVLVMGMGPMGCCIPIELPLWSNNGDCDVELVSAASLYDRQFVEMIKELNTEIGADVFIAITAHKLFMDFVNNPQAFGFVTSKKACCEYGPYNGIKLCTPLANLCQNRDLYAFWDSIHPSEKACRIIVQQILNGSNEYMYPMNLSTVLAMDPMV, from the exons ATGGCTAGTTCTGTAGTGTTTAGGTGTTGTTTAATAGTGATAACAAATTTGTTTATGGCCTTTGATTTTGCTCATGCTCAACCAACAAGAGCTTTTTTCGTTTTTGGTGATTCACTAGCAGATAATGGCAacaatcatttattatttaccACATTACGTGCTGATTTTCCCCCATATGGAATTGATTACCCTACACACAAACCCACCGGACGTTTCTCTAATGGCCTAAATATTCCTGACATAATCA GTGAGCAACTTGGTTTAGAACAGACTCTCCCTTATTTGAGTCCCTTGCTACTTGGTGAAAAACTTTTAGTTGGTGCCAATTTTGCTTCTGCGGGCGTTGGAATTCTTAATGATACAGGAATTCAATTT CTGCAAATCTTACACATTCACAAGCAATTGAAGTTATTCGAACAATACCAGCGAAGGTTGAGAGCACATATTGGTGCAGAGGAAGCTAAGAAACTAGTCAACAAAGCACTTGTACTCATCATTATTGGAGGCAACGATTTTGTTAACAATTATTATTGGGCCCCATTTTCAGCAAGATCTCGCCAATTTTCTCTTCCAGACTACGTGACATATGTCATATCTGAATTCAAAAATATTCTAAAG AAATTTTATGATTTGGGAGGTCGTAATGTTCTTGTAATGGGCATGGGACCAATGGGATGTTGTATTCCTATAGAGTTACCTTTATGGAGTAATAACGGTGATTGTGATGTTGAACTCGTGAGTGCTGCCTCTTTATATGATCGACAATTTGTCGAAATGATCAAAGAACTCAACACAGAGATTGGTGCTGATGTCTTCATTGCTATTACTGCACATAAACTGTTCATGGATTTTGTTAACAACCCTCAAGCTTTTG GATTTGTTACATCAAAGAAAGCTTGTTGTGAGTATGGCCCATACAATGGGATTAAATTATGCACACCTCTTGCAAACTTGTGCCAAAATCGAGACCTCTATGCATTTTGGGATTCAATCCATCCATCTGAAAAAGCTTGCAGAATCATAGTCCAACAAATCTTGAATGGCTCCAATGAGTATATGTACCCTATGAATCTTAGCACTGTTCTGGCCATGGATCCCATGGTTTGA
- the LOC11435109 gene encoding dehydration-responsive element-binding protein 2D, giving the protein MMKKESKKLRSRRKGGPENALCNYKGVRQRTWGKWVAEIREPKRGTRLWLGTFNTSIEAALAYDNASKRLYGESARLNLAPSQSSTTTSIGIDPTQSTAPKCIEENSNNNNNNKGVLVETNLDLELQSLPWNTSDFVMDDFMELNDTLLAQGLKDWDPSSLLEI; this is encoded by the coding sequence ATGATGAAAAAGGAATCAAAAAAGCTACGATCAAGAAGAAAAGGAGGACCAGAGAATGCATTATGCAATTACAAAGGAGTTAGGCAAAGGACTTGGGGAAAATGGGTTGCTGAAATAAGAGAACCCAAACGTGGCACTAGGCTTTGGCTAGGAACATTCAACACCTCTATTGAAGCAGCACTTGCCTATGACAATGCTTCAAAAAGGTTATATGGCGAATCTGCTAGGCTCAATTTGGCACCATCACAATCCTCTACAACAACAAGTATAGGGATTGATCCTACACAATCTACAGCTCCTAAATGCATTGAAGAAaattctaataataataataataataagggtgTGTTAGTGGAGACTAATTTGGACCTTGAGTTACAAAGTCTTCCATGGAATACTAGTGACTTTGTCATGGATGATTTTATGGAACTTAATGATACATTACTGGCTCAAGGGCTTAAGGATTGGGATCCATCATCGTTACTAGAGATTTAA
- the LOC11411580 gene encoding GDSL esterase/lipase At5g33370 has protein sequence MTSSLVFSFSCLMLITNLFVAFDFAHAQPTRAFFVFGDSIADNGNNHFLLTTARADTPPYGIDFPTHKPTGRFSNGLNIPDIISERLGLEPTLPYLSPLLIGEKLLVGANFASAGIGILNDTGFQFLDIIHIDKQLKLFDHYQQRLSAHIGAEEAKKLVHKAIVLIVLGGNDFVNNYYLVPFSARSRQFSLPDYVTYLISEYKKVLKKLYDLGGRKVLVTGTGPMGCVPAELALRSRNGDCDVELVRAASLYNPQLVEMIKELNTEIGSDVFIAANARQMHMDFITNPQAFGFVTSKIACCGQGPYNGIGLCTPLSNLCQNRDLYAFWDPFHPSEKASRIIVQQILTGSNEYMYPMNLSTVLAMDPIV, from the exons ATGACAAGTTCTTTAGTGTTTAGTTTTAGTTGTTTAATGTTGATAACAAATTTGTTTGTGGCCTTTGATTTTGCTCATGCTCAACCAACAAGAGCTTTTTTCGTTTTTGGTGATTCAATAGCAGATAATGGCAACAATCATTTCCTATTAACCACTGCTCGTGCTGATACTCCCCCATATGGCATTGATTTCCCTACGCACAAACCTACTGGACGTTTCTCTAATGGCCTAAACATTCCTGATATAATCA GTGAGAGACTTGGTTTAGAACCAACTCTTCCTTATTTGAGTCCCTTGCTAATTGGCGAAAAACTTTTAGTTGGTGCCAATTTTGCATCCGCGGGTATTGGAATTCTCAATGATACTGGATTTCAATTT CTAGACATCATACACATTGATAAGCAATTGAAGTTGTTCGATCATTACCAGCAAAGGTTGAGTGCACATATTGGTGCAGAGGAAGCTAAGAAACTAGTCCACAAAGCAATTGTACTCATCGTTCTTGGAGGCAACGATTTTGTCAACAATTATTATTTGGTCCCATTTTCAGCAAGATCTCGCCAATTTTCTCTTCCAGATTACGTGACCTATCTCATATCTGAGTACAAAAAAGTTCTAAAG AAACTTTATGATTTGGGAGGTCGTAAGGTTCTTGTAACGGGCACGGGACCAATGGGGTGTGTACCTGCAGAGTTAGCTTTGAGAAGTAGAAATGGTGATTGTGATGTGGAACTCGTGAGAGCTGCCTCCTTATATAATCCACAACTTGTCGAAATGATCAAAGAACTCAACACAGAGATTGGTTCTGATGTCTTCATTGCTGCTAATGCACGTCAAATGCACATGGATTTTATTACCAACCCTCAAGCTTTTG GATTTGTTACATCAAAGATAGCTTGTTGTGGACAAGGCCCTTACAATGGGATTGGACTATGCACACCCCTTTCAAACTTGTGCCAAAATCGAGACCTTTATGCATTTTGGGATCCATTCCATCCATCTGAAAAAGCTAGCAGAATCATAGTGCAACAGATCTTGACTGGCTCCAATGAGTATATGTACCCTATGAATCTAAGCACTGTTCTCGCCATGGATCCCATAGTTTGA